In Hyalangium minutum, a genomic segment contains:
- a CDS encoding alpha/beta fold hydrolase encodes MKTLHTWTVTLFGILSTVFLTTEASAQPPPSVKATHVVLVHGAWADGSSWSEVIQRLQAAGLQVTSVQNPLTSLADSVAATRRALAVQKGPTVLVAHSWGGTVISEVGTDPKVTALVYVAARAPDAGEDFVALSQKYPTTPVRAGVQEREGFTTISEDPFLKYFANGVSREKAKILYAVQQPAAASLFAEKTTAAAWHSKPSWYAVSKQDQTIAPDLQRFLAHRMNASTVELEAGHLSLVSHPQDIAKLILAAAGHRK; translated from the coding sequence ATGAAGACGCTACACACATGGACAGTGACCCTCTTCGGTATCCTTTCAACGGTCTTCTTGACGACGGAGGCGTCAGCGCAGCCGCCCCCCTCGGTCAAGGCGACCCACGTCGTACTGGTGCACGGCGCCTGGGCGGACGGCTCGAGTTGGAGCGAAGTCATTCAACGGTTGCAAGCTGCCGGGTTGCAGGTGACTTCGGTGCAGAATCCACTGACATCGCTCGCCGATTCCGTCGCCGCGACGCGACGGGCCTTGGCGGTGCAGAAGGGCCCCACCGTGCTGGTCGCCCACTCTTGGGGGGGGACCGTCATCAGTGAGGTAGGGACCGACCCAAAGGTGACGGCGCTCGTGTACGTGGCCGCTCGCGCACCCGATGCGGGCGAGGACTTCGTCGCCCTCTCCCAAAAGTACCCCACCACGCCCGTGCGGGCCGGCGTCCAGGAGCGCGAGGGCTTCACCACCATCTCCGAGGACCCCTTTCTCAAGTACTTCGCGAACGGTGTCTCGCGCGAGAAGGCGAAGATCCTGTATGCCGTGCAACAGCCGGCTGCGGCCTCGCTGTTCGCGGAGAAGACCACCGCGGCCGCCTGGCACTCCAAGCCGAGTTGGTATGCGGTGTCGAAGCAGGATCAGACCATCGCGCCGGACCTCCAGCGCTTTCTGGCACACCGCATGAACGCCTCAACCGTGGAGTTGGAGGCAGGCCACCTGTCCCTGGTCTCACACCCACAGGACATCGCCAAGCTGATACTGGCGGCTGCCGGTCACCGCAAGTAG
- the ltrA gene encoding group II intron reverse transcriptase/maturase: protein MRNTGDLVRAGKRPEHALGAWRRPGVGGARTTDEAGNDRGGKEPWFRVLRKERTQREIGVSLTTPTKLEELRAKLYAKAKAEPTFRFYALYDKIHRRDVLTEALKQSKQKRGAAGVDGQTFEQIEAYGEERWLEELQRELQGKTYRPQPVRRVLIPKPGGGERPLGIPTIRDRVVQTAAKLILEPIFEADLSEAAYGYRPGRSAVDAVKEVHQELKQGRTQVVDADLSKYFDTIPHAELMKSVARRVADKAVLHLLKMWLKVPVEERDEQGRPKYSGGKRSKQGTPQGGVISPLLANIYINRLLKVFAQSELMKRSGAKIVNYADDFVVVARKGATEVLAQVKRWLAGMKLTLNETKTSIRDARKEHFRFLGYELGPLVYKKTGQKYLGARPSKKAMEHARGEVSRILRRGRTERWEEIAGELNLFLRGWATYFAYDSSMHAFNVLDWHVTERVRNFLSRRHEMARATSRFKYNEVHRNLGVLEVRALLR, encoded by the coding sequence GTGCGCAACACGGGAGACCTGGTCCGAGCGGGAAAGCGACCCGAACACGCCCTTGGAGCGTGGCGGAGGCCAGGAGTCGGAGGGGCTCGTACTACCGATGAAGCGGGTAACGACCGTGGAGGGAAGGAGCCCTGGTTCAGGGTGCTTCGCAAGGAGCGGACGCAGCGGGAGATTGGCGTGAGCCTAACAACCCCTACAAAGCTCGAAGAGCTCCGAGCGAAGCTGTACGCGAAGGCCAAGGCGGAGCCGACGTTCCGGTTCTACGCGCTGTACGACAAGATCCATCGGCGGGACGTCCTGACGGAGGCGCTCAAGCAGTCGAAACAGAAGCGGGGCGCCGCAGGAGTGGACGGACAGACCTTCGAGCAGATCGAGGCGTACGGCGAGGAGCGTTGGCTTGAGGAGTTGCAGCGCGAGCTGCAAGGGAAGACGTATCGGCCCCAGCCCGTGAGGAGGGTGCTGATACCCAAGCCAGGGGGAGGCGAGCGGCCTCTGGGTATCCCCACGATCAGAGATCGTGTGGTCCAGACGGCGGCGAAGCTCATTCTGGAGCCAATCTTCGAGGCCGACTTGAGCGAGGCTGCCTACGGGTACCGACCCGGACGCAGTGCGGTGGATGCGGTCAAGGAGGTTCATCAGGAGCTGAAGCAGGGGCGAACCCAAGTGGTCGATGCGGATCTCTCGAAGTACTTCGACACGATTCCCCACGCGGAGCTGATGAAGAGCGTCGCGAGGAGAGTTGCGGACAAGGCGGTGCTGCATCTTTTGAAGATGTGGCTGAAGGTGCCTGTGGAAGAGAGGGACGAGCAGGGACGCCCGAAGTACAGCGGAGGCAAGCGCTCGAAGCAGGGGACACCGCAGGGCGGTGTCATCTCACCGCTGCTGGCGAACATCTACATCAACCGGTTGCTGAAGGTGTTCGCCCAGAGCGAGCTGATGAAGAGGAGCGGAGCGAAGATCGTCAACTACGCCGATGACTTCGTGGTGGTAGCCCGCAAGGGAGCCACAGAGGTGTTGGCGCAAGTGAAGAGGTGGCTCGCTGGGATGAAGCTGACGCTCAACGAGACGAAGACGAGCATTCGCGATGCGCGGAAGGAGCATTTCCGCTTTCTGGGGTACGAGCTGGGGCCACTGGTCTACAAGAAGACCGGCCAGAAGTACCTGGGAGCCCGACCTTCGAAGAAGGCAATGGAGCACGCCCGAGGTGAAGTGAGCCGAATCCTCCGGCGCGGCAGGACGGAGCGCTGGGAGGAGATAGCGGGCGAGCTCAACCTGTTCCTGCGAGGGTGGGCGACGTACTTTGCCTACGACTCGTCGATGCACGCGTTCAACGTGCTGGACTGGCACGTCACAGAACGGGTGAGGAACTTCCTGAGCAGGAGGCACGAGATGGCGCGAGCTACGTCACGCTTCAAGTACAACGAGGTGCACCGGAACCTTGGAGTACTGGAGGTACGTGCGCTCCTGCGCTGA
- a CDS encoding peptidoglycan-binding domain-containing protein, which translates to MKLLQQALQQIGYGALLKKKPDGVFDDETRQAVEQFQQNQDLMSDGVVGSQTLAELDLLMSRHESSSLSEEDDDDFSFRPFVLGPLQRLGSTGSGHANVSPQVALAILDNMAKTKGQISFIPDKGGVGQCSWFTIEGDPYVGKLAGKPIKLDVALKIPDNALVFKEAELVQRIKDKAQAFDAEADYRQRKNIPKNQELSSRQKEIVRRLHRTRPEQLVWNEVGQEVQRHPSKIGIIEYDGVDRGDWSLSKNRPGKTVAVADGSKITIKGGVGAVVEALQSKGYGVDPTLREAAETLVRRAKNVAKVKGVFKYGGRVLIVVGAVADGYRIYRAENKLKETVKVAGGWAGASAAAALFSAFWVPADTAGPIAWGVHGVGVLVAGGVGYFVGSKATTYVYELVLEE; encoded by the coding sequence GTGAAACTCCTTCAGCAGGCGTTGCAACAAATAGGTTATGGCGCACTCTTGAAGAAAAAGCCTGACGGGGTGTTTGACGATGAAACCAGACAAGCCGTCGAACAGTTTCAGCAGAACCAGGATCTCATGAGCGATGGTGTCGTCGGCAGTCAGACGCTCGCAGAGCTTGATCTACTCATGTCACGCCATGAGAGTAGCAGTCTGTCAGAAGAAGATGATGATGATTTTTCCTTCCGACCGTTTGTGCTGGGCCCTCTCCAGCGCTTGGGATCCACAGGCTCTGGGCATGCAAATGTTTCTCCCCAAGTTGCTCTGGCCATCCTCGACAACATGGCTAAGACGAAGGGGCAGATTAGCTTCATTCCTGATAAAGGAGGGGTTGGCCAATGCTCTTGGTTCACCATCGAAGGAGATCCGTATGTCGGAAAGCTTGCTGGAAAACCTATCAAGCTTGATGTGGCCCTTAAAATCCCTGATAACGCGCTCGTTTTCAAGGAGGCGGAACTGGTCCAACGCATAAAGGACAAGGCCCAAGCTTTCGACGCAGAGGCGGACTACCGGCAGCGCAAGAACATCCCTAAGAATCAAGAACTCTCGTCTCGCCAAAAAGAGATAGTCCGCAGGTTGCACCGAACTAGGCCCGAGCAACTCGTCTGGAATGAGGTAGGCCAAGAGGTTCAGAGGCACCCATCAAAGATAGGGATTATTGAATACGATGGCGTCGATCGAGGCGATTGGTCTCTCTCTAAGAACAGACCAGGGAAAACGGTCGCTGTCGCGGATGGTTCGAAGATTACGATCAAGGGCGGTGTAGGTGCTGTTGTCGAGGCGCTGCAAAGCAAAGGATATGGCGTCGATCCTACCCTTCGGGAAGCCGCCGAGACCCTTGTTCGAAGAGCAAAAAATGTGGCCAAGGTCAAGGGTGTGTTCAAGTATGGCGGACGGGTGCTCATTGTTGTTGGTGCGGTCGCAGATGGTTACCGTATCTATCGCGCCGAGAACAAACTTAAGGAGACCGTAAAAGTTGCTGGTGGGTGGGCTGGAGCCTCGGCTGCCGCAGCCCTCTTTTCTGCCTTTTGGGTGCCTGCTGATACTGCAGGACCCATCGCTTGGGGCGTCCATGGTGTAGGTGTACTGGTCGCCGGAGGCGTTGGCTATTTCGTTGGTAGTAAAGCCACAACGTACGTGTACGAACTTGTGTTGGAGGAGTAG
- a CDS encoding HEAT repeat domain-containing protein, which translates to MLSRKELIDILANLAAPLTPFTLEGAPEDGTLFIDWLERRSQEQFNRIQGDAVNAFIDIVLHPPELHEYVPPARDEESFRTEFLGLAESYSNSLHAPRIIKGIEPALQLPSQRRWAVDVLGRLKTYEALPLLHAFAASNLTKEEEMHIIEALGERAEPEARALLEELHRRCLEPEAQARINTLLRRFKSVEQE; encoded by the coding sequence ATGCTCTCACGCAAAGAACTCATCGACATCTTGGCGAATCTGGCCGCGCCATTGACTCCCTTCACTCTCGAAGGAGCGCCAGAGGACGGCACACTCTTCATAGACTGGCTTGAGCGGCGCAGCCAGGAACAGTTTAATCGAATCCAAGGCGACGCGGTAAATGCCTTCATTGATATCGTGCTCCATCCACCGGAACTTCACGAGTACGTTCCACCAGCCAGGGATGAAGAGTCTTTCAGGACCGAGTTCCTTGGATTGGCCGAGTCTTACAGCAACTCGCTGCATGCACCCCGGATCATTAAAGGCATTGAACCCGCGCTTCAGCTTCCCTCCCAGCGGCGTTGGGCTGTTGATGTATTGGGAAGATTGAAGACTTATGAGGCACTCCCCCTTCTCCATGCGTTCGCCGCGAGTAACCTAACAAAAGAAGAAGAAATGCATATCATTGAGGCCCTTGGAGAGAGAGCCGAGCCAGAAGCCCGGGCTTTGCTGGAGGAGTTGCATAGGCGTTGTCTTGAGCCTGAAGCACAGGCCAGGATCAATACATTGCTCCGACGCTTCAAGAGTGTTGAGCAGGAGTGA
- a CDS encoding Kelch repeat-containing protein yields the protein MGGHFLDDYTTTLLPSGKVLITGGDYLRAYAGCEVYDPKTGTWSPTGSLVTARYSHTATLLPSGKVLVLGGYNPDGVDGWDSPTLATAEVYDPGTGTWSRTGSLATGRSGHTATLLPSGKVLVLGGATDEEYFNKAEVYDPETGTSSLTPNTSLEGYTAVLLRSGKVLVTDGKDAEVYDPGTGTWSRTGSLAMSRYAYTATLLPSGKVLVAAGGTLTAEVYDPETGTWSRTGSLAIGRDGHTAVLLPSGKVLVVGGGRSSVSGSLESAQSAEVYDPETGTWSPTGRLVHPHWAPHTTTLLSSGRVLVFGGNALYWAELYTP from the coding sequence ATGGGAGGCCATTTCCTTGACGATTACACGACCACGCTGCTGCCCTCGGGCAAGGTGCTGATAACGGGCGGCGATTATCTCAGGGCGTATGCCGGGTGTGAGGTGTACGATCCGAAGACGGGCACCTGGTCGCCCACCGGCAGCCTCGTCACGGCCCGCTATTCCCACACGGCCACGCTGCTGCCCTCGGGCAAGGTGCTGGTGTTGGGCGGCTATAACCCCGACGGCGTCGATGGGTGGGACAGTCCCACCCTCGCCACGGCGGAGGTGTACGACCCGGGGACGGGCACTTGGTCACGCACCGGCAGCCTCGCCACGGGCCGCTCTGGCCACACGGCCACGCTGCTACCCTCGGGCAAGGTGCTGGTATTGGGCGGCGCGACGGACGAGGAGTACTTCAACAAGGCGGAGGTGTACGACCCGGAAACGGGAACCTCCTCGCTCACCCCCAACACGAGCCTCGAAGGCTACACGGCCGTACTGCTGCGCTCGGGTAAGGTGCTGGTGACGGACGGCAAAGATGCGGAGGTGTATGACCCGGGGACGGGTACCTGGTCACGGACTGGCAGTCTCGCCATGTCTCGCTATGCTTACACAGCCACGCTATTGCCCTCGGGCAAGGTGCTGGTGGCGGCCGGAGGGACCCTCACGGCGGAGGTGTACGATCCGGAGACGGGCACCTGGTCGCGCACCGGCAGCCTCGCCATCGGCCGCGATGGCCACACGGCCGTGCTGCTGCCCTCGGGCAAGGTGCTGGTGGTGGGCGGCGGCCGTTCCAGCGTTTCCGGCTCCTTGGAAAGCGCCCAATCGGCGGAGGTGTACGACCCGGAAACGGGAACCTGGTCGCCCACCGGACGCCTCGTCCATCCCCACTGGGCTCCCCACACGACCACGCTGCTGTCCTCGGGCAGGGTGCTGGTGTTCGGTGGCAATGCTTTGTACTGGGCGGAACTGTACACGCCGTGA
- a CDS encoding sigma-70 family RNA polymerase sigma factor has product MMAKKPSLSVWGLELHPELLRDLQSEHGSIRTRAFLVHLYERAVRSAALAIFKHGGSPLAEEAKELGKEAVVRLVKVLAERSFRHPQALPAYLYSIIETVLRERRRLVLQVARDEGEAQRLEGVPAPAPMEELNQYPWFLRLALSAAQSCGLSARDLDVFWTVQERSTVNQKERTAVYEELATKHGASHDRIRGIYFTARKRIRKRITVLLAEYPRMQQLDFYKHTRLLENMRQMGRG; this is encoded by the coding sequence ATGATGGCCAAGAAGCCCAGTCTCAGCGTGTGGGGTTTAGAGCTACATCCCGAACTTTTACGCGACCTGCAATCCGAACACGGAAGTATTCGGACGCGCGCGTTCCTGGTGCATCTCTACGAGCGCGCTGTTCGCAGTGCGGCCCTCGCCATCTTCAAGCACGGGGGCAGCCCTCTTGCGGAAGAAGCCAAGGAATTGGGCAAAGAAGCCGTCGTGCGCCTCGTCAAAGTCCTGGCCGAGCGCAGCTTCCGCCATCCTCAGGCTCTGCCAGCCTACCTCTACAGCATCATCGAGACGGTGTTGCGGGAGAGGCGCCGCCTGGTTCTCCAGGTGGCCCGGGATGAGGGCGAAGCCCAGCGTCTCGAGGGGGTTCCGGCGCCCGCCCCCATGGAGGAACTCAACCAGTATCCCTGGTTCCTCCGGCTGGCGCTATCGGCGGCGCAGAGTTGTGGGCTCAGTGCCCGCGACTTGGACGTCTTCTGGACCGTCCAGGAACGCTCCACGGTGAACCAGAAGGAGAGGACCGCCGTCTACGAAGAGCTGGCCACCAAGCACGGGGCGTCCCACGACCGCATCCGCGGCATCTACTTCACGGCGCGAAAGAGGATCAGAAAACGGATCACCGTTCTTCTGGCGGAATATCCGCGCATGCAACAACTCGATTTCTACAAGCACACGCGGTTGCTCGAGAACATGCGACAGATGGGTCGAGGCTGA
- a CDS encoding helix-turn-helix domain-containing protein: MAPTNTKMEFGGEAEEDQELPPELRFTPEELSQGRREAQREAIAVLWKNTAVPHEGFRLGDWLRAVRLEQGLTVTEVATLLGLSERTLLDLEEGQESLKPFSQEAFSTISEMIGLPVPVVERMFFQPRRASKVAQPKLAVSEWIARRVPQFAQMSVAWVLSS; this comes from the coding sequence ATGGCGCCTACGAACACGAAGATGGAGTTCGGTGGAGAGGCGGAAGAAGATCAGGAACTGCCTCCGGAGTTGCGGTTCACCCCAGAGGAGTTGAGCCAGGGGCGGCGAGAGGCTCAGCGAGAGGCCATCGCTGTGCTGTGGAAGAACACCGCAGTTCCTCATGAAGGATTCCGTCTGGGAGACTGGCTCCGGGCCGTCCGGCTTGAGCAGGGCTTGACCGTTACCGAAGTAGCAACCCTGCTGGGGCTTTCCGAAAGGACGTTGTTGGACCTTGAGGAAGGCCAGGAGTCATTGAAGCCTTTCTCCCAAGAGGCCTTCTCCACCATTTCGGAGATGATCGGCTTGCCGGTCCCTGTGGTTGAGAGGATGTTTTTTCAGCCGCGCCGGGCCTCTAAGGTGGCTCAACCGAAACTGGCGGTGAGCGAATGGATTGCCCGCAGGGTTCCACAATTCGCACAGATGAGCGTCGCCTGGGTGCTGAGCTCATAG
- a CDS encoding chemotaxis protein CheB: MARAKFKEPRTGGSATVVVGVSSGGMDALTRLVAQLPESFPAPMFVVQHMSADTTGDALVHAINKHGKLVCTHAQDGEKFVGGHIYLAPSDHHLMIGKGKILVTKGARENRSRPAIDPLFRSAAVAYGNRVIGVLLTGYLDDGTAGLTAIRRCGGTCVVQDPQDAAYPDMPQNALNRVKVDYCLPLAEMGALLSKLVQRKFGGRKPVPRDIAIEAKIAERVLSDVRSVDALGKQVPFNCPGCGGVLWKVEKDKSLRYRCHTGHAYTAPVLLAEQTAKVEETLWVALRMFEERRNLLLSMHTSLDGPGYRSASERAKESEVHIKRIRAILNSGDKATDDDVSEH; the protein is encoded by the coding sequence ATGGCGCGTGCCAAGTTCAAGGAGCCGAGGACTGGAGGCTCGGCGACCGTCGTCGTCGGGGTTTCCTCGGGAGGGATGGACGCTCTGACGAGGTTGGTCGCGCAACTCCCTGAGAGCTTCCCTGCACCCATGTTCGTTGTCCAGCACATGTCAGCGGACACCACCGGAGATGCGCTTGTCCACGCAATCAACAAGCACGGCAAGCTCGTGTGCACCCATGCACAGGATGGAGAAAAGTTCGTAGGCGGTCACATCTATCTGGCCCCGTCCGATCACCACCTGATGATCGGCAAGGGAAAGATACTGGTCACGAAGGGCGCCCGGGAGAACCGCTCGCGTCCGGCCATTGACCCACTGTTCCGATCAGCCGCTGTGGCCTATGGAAACAGAGTGATCGGTGTGTTGCTGACCGGCTATCTGGATGATGGAACCGCCGGCCTGACAGCGATCAGGAGGTGCGGGGGGACTTGCGTCGTGCAGGACCCTCAAGACGCAGCCTACCCCGACATGCCGCAGAACGCCCTCAATCGCGTGAAGGTCGACTATTGCCTGCCGCTGGCGGAGATGGGCGCTCTTTTGTCCAAGCTCGTCCAGAGGAAGTTCGGCGGGCGCAAGCCCGTGCCCAGAGACATCGCCATTGAGGCGAAGATCGCGGAGCGAGTGTTGAGCGACGTGCGTTCGGTCGATGCGCTCGGGAAACAGGTGCCATTCAACTGCCCAGGTTGCGGCGGCGTCTTGTGGAAAGTCGAAAAAGACAAGTCCCTCCGATACCGCTGCCATACCGGCCACGCCTACACCGCACCCGTCCTTTTGGCCGAACAAACGGCGAAGGTCGAAGAGACACTCTGGGTTGCCCTGCGGATGTTCGAGGAGCGGCGAAACCTCCTGCTCTCGATGCACACTTCCCTCGACGGCCCCGGCTATCGCTCGGCCTCCGAACGGGCAAAAGAATCCGAGGTCCACATCAAACGCATCAGGGCCATCCTGAACTCGGGCGACAAGGCGACCGACGATGATGTGTCCGAACACTAA